One Brevibacterium spongiae DNA segment encodes these proteins:
- a CDS encoding IS3 family transposase: protein MKARIVASLKADYPLPLLLQVAGLARSTFFYHQKRFDVRPDPYAQVRTLIEDIFEKSHKRYGHRKIWAVLVKQGITIAKKTVLRLMRDMGLQTEVRKKKFDSHRGTVGAVADNVLNREFTADEPNEKWVSDVTEFAVEDKKLYLSPVIDLFDAGVVSYSMSTSPNTALTNESLRSACQGLPPGQTPLVHTDQGFQYQHVSWASILAKHGATASMSRKGNCWDNAMAENFFGQLKSEMFYLQKFDSVDDLKAAIDEYIHWYNYERISTRLGDLAPMEYRSKTAKDGEPIYELC, encoded by the coding sequence GTGAAAGCACGCATCGTTGCCAGTCTCAAGGCAGACTATCCACTGCCATTGCTGCTGCAGGTCGCGGGTTTGGCCCGGTCGACGTTCTTCTATCACCAGAAACGATTCGACGTGAGACCCGACCCATACGCGCAGGTGAGAACCCTCATCGAGGACATCTTCGAGAAGAGTCACAAACGTTACGGGCACCGCAAGATCTGGGCTGTCTTGGTCAAACAGGGCATCACGATCGCGAAGAAGACGGTGCTGCGATTGATGCGTGACATGGGTCTGCAGACCGAGGTGCGGAAGAAGAAATTCGACTCCCATCGCGGCACGGTCGGGGCCGTTGCTGACAACGTACTCAATCGGGAGTTCACCGCTGATGAACCGAACGAGAAATGGGTTTCTGACGTCACGGAATTCGCTGTTGAAGACAAGAAACTGTATCTGTCACCAGTGATCGATCTGTTCGATGCCGGTGTGGTGTCGTACTCGATGTCGACGTCACCGAACACGGCATTGACGAACGAATCATTGAGGAGTGCTTGTCAGGGGCTTCCGCCGGGTCAGACACCGTTGGTGCATACCGATCAGGGGTTTCAGTACCAGCACGTGTCCTGGGCGTCGATCCTGGCCAAGCACGGTGCGACAGCGTCGATGTCGCGGAAGGGAAACTGCTGGGATAACGCGATGGCGGAGAACTTCTTCGGGCAGTTGAAGTCCGAAATGTTCTATCTGCAGAAATTCGACTCAGTCGATGACCTCAAAGCCGCGATCGATGAGTACATTCATTGGTACAACTACGAAAGGATCTCGACACGACTTGGCGATCTTGCCCCGATGGAATATCGAAGCAAGACCGCCAAGGATGGTGAGCCTATTTACGAACTATGCTGA
- a CDS encoding helix-turn-helix domain-containing protein — MRKDCLITDEQAKAAIELFDKGHGYAATATKLDVHKPTLKLLHDRWLVRGTISVMEPHQPRRIPAETKIATAKRYLDGEHKVVLAQELGLASSRTVVDWAKKYRDKGEDAFATPPPAKGKTARIRALDNGQDPDADPAPSKPDLMAKKTHVEDISLAEYRQLQDRLLRAEAENAYLKKLRALRQKGQL; from the coding sequence ATGCGTAAGGACTGTCTGATCACAGACGAACAAGCCAAAGCCGCGATCGAGCTCTTCGACAAAGGGCACGGCTACGCCGCGACCGCCACGAAGCTCGACGTGCATAAACCCACGCTCAAACTCCTCCACGACCGGTGGCTGGTGCGTGGAACAATATCGGTCATGGAACCGCACCAGCCCCGCCGCATACCGGCAGAGACAAAGATCGCGACTGCGAAACGGTACCTCGACGGCGAACACAAAGTCGTCCTGGCTCAAGAGCTTGGCCTGGCATCCTCACGCACCGTCGTTGATTGGGCGAAGAAATACCGGGACAAGGGCGAAGACGCGTTCGCGACACCGCCGCCGGCCAAAGGCAAGACAGCACGAATACGAGCCCTCGACAACGGTCAGGACCCCGATGCTGATCCGGCCCCATCCAAGCCAGACCTGATGGCGAAGAAGACGCATGTCGAGGACATCAGCCTGGCCGAGTACCGGCAGCTACAAGACCGGCTGCTGCGGGCTGAAGCGGAGAACGCTTACTTGAAAAAACTGCGGGCCTTGAGGCAAAAAGGGCAGCTGTGA
- a CDS encoding thiamine pyrophosphate-binding protein has translation MAHTSAHVAHTLAAHIDEVFGLMGNGNAYFLDSLLRETSAHFTAVRHEAGAVVAADAHFRTSGRIAAATTTYGAGFTNTLTALAEAAQARVPLVLVVGDEPTSGPRPWDVDQIAMASAVGVRTYTVGRVDAAAATVTAIEHALTYRVPVVLAIPYDVATLEIGEIPSVPGPGNPTPLAPSSDFAQAALDRLAGELARAERPLLLAGRGAWLAGAEAELGALAAATGALTATTALGRNIFPEAEFDLGVAGGFGAPAAMERIREADVALVIGASLNQFTMRFGELFAPETSVWQVDTDDRATHARVGGFIRSDAKIAAAELGTRLAASNSDGAATKTTPWRETVDTAADRTYESGTEFAADGRLDPRAVAARLGELLPEDRVVVSDGGHFIAWANMFWEPSAPDRLAMVGTAFQSIGLGWHSVAGASRANPESSIVLTTGDGGGAMALSDLDTAIRVAGGRGIAVVFNDAAYGAEVNLYGLKGLEKSPMLIDEIDFAALATAAGGQGIAVHSLADLDIVADWTARPIEERKFLLLDLRISGEIIAPYQEEVIRVNS, from the coding sequence ATGGCTCATACTTCTGCGCACGTCGCGCACACTCTCGCCGCCCATATCGACGAGGTCTTCGGCCTCATGGGCAACGGCAACGCCTACTTCCTCGACTCCCTGCTGCGTGAGACCTCGGCACACTTCACCGCGGTTCGCCACGAGGCCGGGGCCGTTGTCGCCGCCGACGCCCACTTTCGCACCTCGGGCCGCATCGCCGCGGCCACGACCACGTATGGTGCCGGGTTCACGAACACGCTCACTGCCCTCGCCGAGGCGGCCCAAGCCAGAGTTCCCCTCGTCCTCGTCGTCGGGGATGAGCCCACATCGGGTCCGCGACCGTGGGACGTCGACCAGATCGCCATGGCCTCAGCAGTGGGGGTGCGCACCTACACCGTCGGGCGGGTGGATGCCGCGGCGGCGACGGTGACCGCCATCGAGCATGCGCTGACCTACCGGGTACCCGTGGTGCTGGCGATCCCCTATGATGTTGCGACCCTGGAGATCGGCGAGATTCCGTCCGTGCCGGGCCCCGGCAACCCGACGCCTCTGGCACCGAGCAGCGACTTCGCGCAGGCCGCTCTTGATCGGTTGGCCGGCGAGCTCGCTCGCGCCGAGCGTCCGCTCCTCCTCGCCGGCCGTGGGGCGTGGCTGGCCGGAGCCGAGGCGGAACTCGGTGCGCTGGCCGCGGCGACCGGGGCCCTGACTGCTACGACGGCGCTGGGACGCAATATCTTCCCGGAGGCCGAGTTCGACCTCGGTGTCGCAGGAGGGTTCGGTGCCCCCGCAGCCATGGAGCGGATCCGCGAGGCCGATGTGGCGCTTGTCATCGGCGCCTCACTCAACCAGTTCACGATGCGGTTCGGTGAACTGTTCGCGCCGGAGACATCTGTATGGCAGGTCGATACCGACGACCGTGCGACTCATGCCCGTGTCGGCGGCTTCATCCGCTCCGATGCCAAGATTGCGGCCGCAGAGCTCGGAACGCGACTGGCCGCGTCGAATTCCGATGGCGCGGCGACGAAGACCACCCCCTGGAGGGAGACCGTCGATACCGCCGCCGATCGCACCTACGAGTCGGGCACCGAATTCGCCGCCGACGGACGGCTCGATCCGCGTGCGGTGGCGGCCCGCCTCGGTGAGCTGCTGCCCGAGGACCGAGTCGTCGTCTCCGACGGCGGACACTTCATCGCATGGGCGAACATGTTCTGGGAGCCCAGCGCCCCGGACCGACTGGCGATGGTCGGCACCGCGTTCCAGTCGATCGGACTCGGTTGGCATTCCGTCGCCGGTGCCTCTCGCGCGAACCCGGAGTCGTCGATCGTGCTCACCACCGGCGACGGCGGCGGGGCGATGGCGCTGTCCGATCTCGACACGGCCATCCGTGTCGCCGGCGGCCGCGGCATCGCCGTCGTGTTCAACGACGCAGCCTACGGTGCCGAGGTCAACCTCTACGGGCTCAAGGGGCTGGAGAAATCTCCGATGCTCATCGACGAGATCGACTTCGCCGCACTGGCCACCGCCGCCGGCGGGCAGGGAATCGCCGTGCATTCTCTGGCCGACCTCGACATCGTCGCGGACTGGACGGCGCGACCGATCGAGGAACGGAAATTCCTGCTCCTTGACCTGCGCATCTCCGGAGAGATCATCGCACCGTATCAGGAGGAAGTCATCCGCGTGAACTCGTGA
- a CDS encoding DUF418 domain-containing protein, with the protein MTQTQTDTSSPPRSRSRIAALDVIRGFALCGILLVNLPPIMGLNSVDAAGEILPLYRFLEDTVQNRFFPIFSFLFGIGFGLMWLSAGRRSERPRLALLRRFIFLGILGGLHQLLQPGEALLPYALAGIILLLPATWIPPRWLGWVTSVLGGVLLVAGVATGGGIAVIPGLFLLGFAVGHSGFVRSVLAHPGRVAIVGALALTVTIIGFATTDYVTRQIHGWINAGLGVSMALTYVVIILMLMRTPAEAVLKFVFAPLGRMALSNYVGATLILVSVRMVMPDLARFDDQGGYVAGLIVCALIILVQVIVSSLWLRWFGQGPLEKLWRLVTWGRNTGLTSSRG; encoded by the coding sequence ATGACACAGACTCAGACTGACACCTCATCACCGCCCCGGAGCCGTTCCCGGATCGCAGCCCTCGACGTCATCCGCGGATTCGCACTGTGCGGGATCCTGCTGGTCAATCTTCCGCCGATCATGGGCCTGAACAGCGTCGACGCCGCCGGAGAGATCCTCCCTCTCTACCGCTTCCTCGAGGACACGGTGCAGAACCGTTTCTTCCCGATCTTCTCGTTCCTCTTCGGCATCGGCTTCGGGCTCATGTGGCTGAGTGCCGGCCGCCGCAGCGAACGTCCCCGTTTGGCGCTGCTGCGACGATTCATCTTCCTCGGCATCCTCGGCGGCCTCCACCAGCTCCTCCAACCCGGCGAGGCCCTGCTTCCGTACGCGCTCGCCGGCATCATCCTGCTGCTCCCGGCCACATGGATCCCACCGCGCTGGCTCGGCTGGGTGACGTCCGTCCTCGGGGGAGTGCTGCTGGTCGCCGGTGTGGCAACAGGAGGAGGGATAGCTGTCATCCCGGGGCTGTTCCTGCTCGGCTTCGCCGTCGGCCACAGTGGGTTCGTCCGCTCGGTCCTGGCTCACCCGGGACGGGTCGCGATCGTCGGGGCGCTCGCTTTGACCGTGACGATCATCGGCTTCGCCACTACCGACTATGTCACCCGCCAGATCCACGGATGGATCAACGCCGGCCTGGGCGTGAGCATGGCACTGACCTATGTCGTCATCATTCTGATGCTGATGCGCACCCCCGCCGAGGCGGTCCTGAAGTTCGTGTTCGCCCCCTTGGGTCGCATGGCGCTGAGCAATTATGTCGGCGCCACCCTCATCCTCGTGAGCGTGCGAATGGTGATGCCCGACCTCGCCCGATTCGATGACCAGGGCGGATACGTCGCGGGCCTCATCGTGTGCGCGCTCATCATCCTCGTCCAGGTCATCGTGTCGAGCCTGTGGCTGCGATGGTTCGGACAGGGACCGCTGGAGAAGCTGTGGCGCCTCGTCACATGGGGACGGAACACGGGCCTCACGAGTTCACGCGGATGA
- a CDS encoding response regulator: protein MITVAVVDDQEMVRMGFSLILDAEESIRVIGQAADGVEAIDLVKREQPDVVLLDIRMPRLDGLAALPRLTPYSKVIMVTTFDDDDYVDAALDGGASGFLLKDAGAHLLIAGVKAAANGDALISPSLTLDLLQRRTAAAQNTSSRVDRLSQREHDIARLVAVGRTNQEICAELFISLGTVKTHLGNIQTRLEARNRVEIAARMWESGVMNTGG, encoded by the coding sequence ATGATCACCGTCGCAGTCGTCGACGATCAGGAGATGGTGCGGATGGGGTTCTCCCTCATCCTCGACGCCGAGGAATCGATCCGCGTCATCGGCCAGGCCGCCGACGGGGTCGAAGCGATCGACCTGGTCAAACGCGAACAGCCCGATGTCGTGCTCCTCGACATCCGCATGCCCCGCCTCGATGGTTTGGCCGCACTGCCGCGGCTGACACCGTATTCGAAGGTCATCATGGTCACGACCTTCGACGACGATGACTACGTCGATGCGGCCTTGGACGGGGGAGCCAGCGGGTTCCTGCTCAAGGACGCCGGAGCTCACCTCCTCATCGCCGGCGTGAAGGCCGCCGCGAACGGGGACGCGCTCATCTCACCTTCGCTCACCCTCGACCTGCTGCAGCGGCGCACGGCAGCAGCTCAGAACACCAGCTCCCGCGTGGACCGGCTCAGCCAGAGGGAACACGATATCGCACGATTGGTGGCCGTGGGGCGAACGAATCAGGAGATCTGCGCCGAACTCTTCATCTCCCTGGGCACGGTGAAGACCCATCTGGGAAACATCCAGACCCGCCTCGAAGCGCGCAACCGGGTCGAGATCGCCGCACGGATGTGGGAATCCGGGGTAATGAACACGGGCGGCTGA
- a CDS encoding sensor histidine kinase: MSLTCLWLSLVTLAMLTRAATGVGSIALIVVLAAANILVPTPMSDGATFALAVFALVIAAIAIGLMLRSNDRTLIEKQATATEAERRRIATELHDLIAHEVTGIVVLAQAAGRSDNDALRTTALTKIEDAGTRALDEIRRLVSASRTQNLDSETVTRTPVAAGPQALRDRVTAFGETAHITIEIPSEVNGEVWPVLDRVLVESLTNVRRHAGADAEVTVTLTTDPTSQATLLMTVTNGPGSGGIGAGSGTGLRSLQARVGHLGGRIEAGPEPGGGWSVRARVPTDHDHQQAGEGR, translated from the coding sequence TTGAGCCTGACGTGCCTGTGGCTGAGCCTGGTGACGCTGGCGATGCTCACCCGTGCTGCCACCGGCGTGGGGAGCATCGCCCTCATCGTCGTCCTGGCCGCAGCGAACATCCTCGTCCCCACTCCCATGTCCGATGGCGCGACCTTCGCGCTCGCGGTGTTCGCCCTGGTCATCGCGGCGATCGCGATCGGGCTCATGCTGCGATCGAATGATCGCACCCTGATCGAGAAGCAGGCCACCGCCACCGAGGCGGAGCGGCGCCGCATCGCCACCGAACTCCACGACCTCATCGCACACGAGGTGACCGGGATCGTCGTCCTCGCCCAGGCCGCTGGGCGCAGCGACAACGACGCTCTGCGGACGACGGCGCTGACGAAGATCGAGGATGCCGGCACCCGCGCGCTCGACGAGATCCGCCGACTCGTCTCTGCATCGAGGACTCAGAACCTCGACTCCGAAACAGTTACCCGCACACCTGTCGCCGCCGGGCCGCAGGCGCTGCGCGACCGGGTCACCGCGTTCGGGGAGACCGCACACATCACCATCGAGATCCCCTCCGAGGTGAACGGCGAGGTCTGGCCGGTCCTCGACCGAGTCCTCGTCGAGTCGCTGACGAATGTGCGGCGCCACGCCGGAGCAGACGCGGAAGTCACAGTCACCCTCACCACCGATCCGACATCACAGGCCACCCTGCTCATGACCGTGACCAACGGTCCCGGGTCCGGCGGGATCGGTGCCGGCAGCGGAACGGGATTGCGCAGTCTGCAGGCACGGGTCGGCCACCTCGGCGGAAGGATCGAAGCCGGACCCGAGCCCGGGGGAGGATGGAGCGTTCGCGCCCGCGTCCCGACCGACCATGATCACCAGCAGGCAGGGGAGGGCCGATGA
- a CDS encoding SdpI family protein, translating into MFYPPLIGYLIMALTGTVLTILISRNQLARNRAIGFRSRHTLASDAAWRHGHRAAVPALLTLSVIAIGFALALAGVELFSWPTATGHVLSIVGWVLILGVGIKAWAVANTAAKSVDD; encoded by the coding sequence GTGTTCTACCCGCCGCTTATCGGCTACCTCATCATGGCGCTCACCGGCACCGTCCTGACGATCCTCATCAGCCGAAATCAACTGGCCCGCAACCGGGCGATCGGTTTCCGTTCGCGGCATACGTTGGCTTCGGATGCCGCCTGGCGGCACGGTCACCGAGCGGCCGTGCCCGCGCTCCTCACCCTCAGCGTCATCGCCATCGGATTCGCCCTGGCCCTGGCCGGCGTCGAACTCTTCTCCTGGCCGACCGCAACCGGTCACGTTCTCTCAATAGTGGGATGGGTGCTCATCCTCGGGGTGGGCATCAAAGCCTGGGCGGTGGCCAACACCGCAGCGAAGTCAGTCGACGACTGA
- the smpB gene encoding SsrA-binding protein SmpB, with protein MPKDTGKKVIARNRKARHDYHIEETWEAGLALTGTEVKSLREGRASLTDGFALIFQNEAWLENVYIPEYMQGTWTNHTARRRRKLLLHREEILRITQKVKESGRTLVPLELYFDGSLVKVEIALAKGKREWDKRQALREAQDKREAERAMKSKQFL; from the coding sequence ATGCCGAAGGACACAGGCAAGAAAGTCATTGCGAGGAACCGCAAGGCCCGCCACGACTATCACATCGAAGAGACGTGGGAGGCCGGTCTCGCGCTCACCGGCACCGAGGTGAAGTCACTGCGTGAGGGCCGTGCCTCGCTCACCGACGGGTTCGCACTGATCTTCCAGAACGAAGCATGGTTGGAAAACGTCTACATCCCCGAGTACATGCAGGGGACCTGGACGAATCACACTGCCAGGCGCCGCCGGAAACTGCTGCTCCACCGCGAGGAGATCCTCCGGATCACGCAGAAGGTCAAGGAATCGGGCCGGACCCTGGTTCCGCTCGAACTCTACTTCGACGGTTCGCTGGTCAAGGTCGAGATCGCTCTGGCCAAGGGCAAGCGCGAGTGGGACAAGCGTCAGGCTCTGCGCGAGGCGCAGGACAAGCGTGAGGCCGAACGTGCCATGAAGTCCAAGCAGTTCCTGTAA
- a CDS encoding peptidoglycan DD-metalloendopeptidase family protein — MRRRLGLAITAAALAVVLPVTAAVADPRDDKSAVDDRVKELQQEFEGLDEDLARVIAERDAAQEKLPDAEAESKAADDALAEAIEKDEDMAARLTSATNAQKDLKDSIKSGTEEIDKHKTSAARIGRQAYQNSGITSDLAMLLQMAEGTSADGGIGRVDSAVRSQQRTIDKLSEQRALNKNNEERLSGVTEKISDLKDEAAEAVLAKEAAQVDAKKKADSLNDLISAKDDAEKTISDNKDKTEKQLADEKAEQDRLAKKVRDWEKEQEKKGSFVFGDGVLANPAEGYPTTSPFGYRIHPITGAKKLHTGMDFGVPCGTPIRAAGDGIVVTSGWNGGYGNRVVISHGKIKGNSIASTYNHNTKLKVHDGQKVKKSQVISYSGTTGASTGCHLHFEIMENGGYVDPKPFIF; from the coding sequence ATGAGACGCAGACTCGGACTTGCCATCACCGCGGCCGCACTGGCCGTGGTCTTGCCTGTCACCGCTGCGGTCGCCGATCCGCGCGATGACAAGAGCGCAGTCGACGACCGGGTCAAGGAGCTCCAGCAGGAGTTCGAAGGCCTCGACGAGGACCTCGCTCGGGTCATCGCCGAACGCGATGCCGCGCAGGAGAAGCTGCCCGACGCCGAGGCGGAATCGAAGGCCGCCGACGACGCTCTGGCCGAGGCGATCGAGAAGGACGAGGATATGGCCGCACGCCTGACCTCGGCGACGAACGCGCAGAAGGACCTCAAGGACTCGATCAAGTCCGGTACGGAGGAGATCGACAAGCACAAGACCTCGGCCGCGCGGATCGGACGGCAGGCCTACCAGAACTCGGGCATCACCTCTGACCTGGCGATGCTGCTGCAGATGGCGGAGGGCACGAGCGCCGACGGCGGCATCGGTCGCGTGGATTCGGCGGTGCGGTCCCAGCAGCGCACGATCGACAAGCTCTCCGAGCAGAGGGCGCTGAATAAGAACAACGAAGAGCGCCTGTCGGGCGTGACCGAGAAGATCTCCGACCTCAAGGACGAAGCCGCCGAGGCGGTGCTGGCCAAGGAGGCTGCGCAGGTCGATGCGAAGAAGAAGGCCGACAGCCTCAACGATCTGATCTCGGCGAAGGACGATGCGGAGAAGACGATCTCCGACAACAAGGACAAGACCGAGAAGCAGCTGGCCGATGAGAAGGCCGAGCAGGATCGGCTGGCGAAGAAGGTCCGTGACTGGGAGAAGGAGCAGGAGAAAAAGGGCAGCTTCGTCTTCGGCGATGGTGTCCTGGCCAATCCGGCCGAGGGGTACCCGACGACCTCTCCGTTCGGCTATCGCATCCACCCGATTACCGGAGCGAAGAAGCTGCACACCGGGATGGACTTCGGTGTGCCTTGCGGAACCCCGATCCGTGCGGCCGGCGACGGCATCGTCGTCACCTCCGGGTGGAACGGCGGCTACGGCAACCGCGTCGTCATCTCCCATGGCAAGATCAAGGGCAACTCGATCGCCTCGACCTACAACCACAATACGAAGCTCAAGGTCCATGACGGGCAGAAGGTGAAGAAGAGCCAGGTCATCTCGTACTCGGGCACGACGGGCGCTTCGACCGGATGCCACCTGCACTTCGAGATCATGGAGAACGGCGGCTACGTCGACCCGAAGCCCTTCATCTTCTGA
- the ftsX gene encoding permease-like cell division protein FtsX, with product MRAGFILSEVWSGLRRNFSMVLSVVLVTFVSLLFVGAAILLQMQVGQMKDFWYDRVQVSVFLCPPDSEATNCVDGEVTGDQKDQIRAELESSELAPYVDKVYFEDKSEAYEHFQDQFKGTSLEGTVPEDEMNESFRVKLKDAEKYDIIKETFSSTPGVEEVVDQNQLLDRLFGVLNIATIVAVAIAGIMLVCAMLLIATTIRLSAFSRRRETGIMRLVGASNTFIQLPFLLEGVIASAIGATLSAGALGLLVHFGISGWLQNQATGFSLISGWDVLLIAPVLIVIGVLMAGASSLITLNKYTKV from the coding sequence ATGAGGGCCGGTTTCATCCTCTCCGAAGTGTGGTCGGGACTGCGCCGGAACTTCTCGATGGTGCTCTCGGTCGTCCTCGTGACCTTCGTGTCCCTGCTCTTCGTCGGGGCCGCGATCCTGCTGCAGATGCAGGTCGGGCAGATGAAGGACTTCTGGTACGACCGCGTCCAGGTCTCAGTGTTCCTGTGCCCGCCCGATTCGGAGGCGACGAACTGCGTCGACGGTGAGGTCACCGGCGACCAGAAGGACCAGATCCGGGCCGAACTCGAGAGCTCCGAACTCGCCCCGTACGTCGACAAGGTCTACTTCGAAGACAAATCCGAGGCCTACGAACACTTCCAGGACCAGTTCAAGGGCACGAGCCTCGAAGGCACTGTGCCCGAAGACGAGATGAATGAGTCCTTCCGCGTCAAACTCAAGGACGCCGAGAAGTACGACATCATCAAGGAGACGTTCTCATCGACCCCGGGAGTTGAGGAGGTCGTCGACCAGAACCAGCTGCTCGACCGGTTGTTCGGGGTGCTCAATATCGCGACCATCGTCGCCGTGGCCATCGCCGGGATCATGCTCGTCTGCGCGATGCTCCTCATCGCCACGACCATCCGCCTCTCCGCGTTCTCCCGACGGCGGGAGACCGGCATCATGCGCCTCGTCGGAGCATCGAACACGTTCATCCAACTGCCGTTCCTGCTGGAAGGAGTCATAGCCTCGGCGATCGGGGCGACTCTGTCCGCGGGTGCCCTGGGACTGCTCGTCCACTTCGGCATCAGCGGCTGGCTGCAGAATCAGGCGACAGGATTCAGTCTCATCTCCGGCTGGGACGTCCTTCTCATCGCCCCCGTACTCATCGTCATCGGCGTGCTCATGGCCGGCGCCTCCTCGCTGATCACCCTGAATAAGTACACGAAGGTCTGA
- the ftsE gene encoding cell division ATP-binding protein FtsE — protein sequence MIRFDSVSKSYDTRSRKALDDISFEADRGEFVFLVGASGSGKSTVIRLILREEVPTAGRIHIAGKSVVKMPSWKVPYLRRGIGTVFQDFRLLPNKTVFANVAFALQVIGKSRAAMSTLVPDVLETVGLAGKEKRYPSELSGGEQQRVAIARAVVNKPGILLADEPTGNLDPTTSADIMSVLEKINRNGTTVLMATHDGEIVNRMRRRVIELREGEIVRDVEEGTYGVAS from the coding sequence TTGATCAGATTCGACTCCGTTTCGAAGTCTTATGACACACGCTCCCGCAAGGCACTCGACGACATCTCGTTCGAGGCCGATCGCGGGGAGTTCGTGTTCCTCGTCGGCGCATCCGGATCGGGAAAGTCCACGGTCATCCGACTCATCCTGCGTGAGGAGGTGCCCACAGCCGGGCGCATCCACATCGCCGGGAAGTCCGTGGTGAAGATGCCCAGCTGGAAGGTGCCCTACCTGCGGCGGGGGATCGGAACCGTGTTCCAGGACTTCCGGCTGCTGCCGAACAAGACAGTGTTCGCCAATGTCGCCTTCGCCCTCCAGGTGATCGGAAAATCGCGGGCGGCCATGTCGACCCTCGTGCCCGATGTGCTTGAGACAGTGGGCCTGGCCGGCAAGGAGAAGCGGTATCCCAGTGAACTCTCCGGTGGTGAGCAGCAGCGCGTGGCGATCGCCCGCGCCGTGGTCAACAAGCCCGGAATCCTGCTCGCCGACGAACCCACCGGCAACCTCGACCCGACGACGAGTGCCGACATCATGAGTGTGCTGGAGAAGATCAACCGCAACGGCACGACAGTGCTCATGGCCACCCATGACGGGGAGATCGTCAACCGGATGCGCCGTCGCGTCATCGAGCTGCGCGAAGGCGAAATCGTCCGCGACGTCGAAGAAGGCACCTACGGAGTCGCCTCATGA
- the prfB gene encoding peptide chain release factor 2 encodes MASTDYASEIANLRQTYKAILDVSDLDNLRDEVAELTEQASSPTFWDDPDSAQKTSAKLSHKQGTLEKLEKFGQRIDDAELLVEMSQDEADADSLEEADRDIKKLHDQLAELEISTLLNHEYDERSAVVTVRSGAGGDDATDWAQMLTRMYIRWAENRGYNVQELDTSYAEGAGIKSATIQINAPYAYGTLSVEAGTHRLVRISPFDNQGRRQTSFAAVEVVPLIESTDHVDIDENDLRIDVYRSSGPGGQSVNTTDSAVRITHVPTGVVVSMQNEKSQIQNREAAMRVLQSRLLDLKRKEEAAQKKELAGDIKASWGDQMRSYVTHPYQMVKDLRTGYEVNNPSGVFDGDLDGLIEAGIRWRKEQEMAEEAEA; translated from the coding sequence ATGGCCTCCACTGATTACGCTTCTGAAATCGCCAACCTTCGCCAGACGTACAAGGCAATCCTCGACGTGTCCGATCTGGACAATCTGCGCGACGAGGTTGCCGAGCTCACGGAGCAGGCGTCGTCACCGACGTTCTGGGACGACCCCGATTCGGCGCAGAAGACCTCGGCCAAGCTCTCGCATAAGCAGGGCACCTTGGAGAAGCTCGAGAAGTTCGGGCAGCGCATCGACGACGCCGAACTGCTCGTCGAGATGTCCCAGGACGAAGCCGATGCGGACTCCCTCGAGGAAGCCGATCGCGATATCAAGAAGCTGCACGATCAGCTGGCCGAACTCGAGATCTCGACCCTGCTCAACCACGAATACGATGAGCGTTCGGCCGTCGTGACCGTGCGCTCGGGCGCCGGCGGCGACGACGCGACCGACTGGGCGCAGATGCTCACGCGCATGTACATCCGGTGGGCGGAGAACCGCGGCTACAACGTCCAGGAGCTCGACACCTCGTATGCCGAAGGTGCGGGCATCAAATCGGCGACGATCCAGATCAACGCCCCCTACGCCTACGGCACCCTGTCCGTCGAAGCCGGCACCCACCGCCTGGTGCGCATCAGCCCGTTCGACAACCAGGGCCGCCGCCAGACCTCCTTCGCCGCCGTCGAGGTGGTCCCGCTCATCGAATCGACCGACCACGTCGACATCGATGAGAACGATCTGCGCATCGACGTCTACCGGTCCTCGGGCCCAGGCGGGCAGTCGGTGAACACCACGGACTCTGCAGTGCGCATCACCCACGTGCCGACCGGTGTGGTCGTGAGCATGCAGAACGAGAAGTCCCAGATCCAGAACCGTGAGGCCGCGATGCGCGTCCTCCAGTCCCGACTCCTCGACCTCAAGCGCAAGGAAGAGGCAGCGCAGAAGAAGGAGCTGGCCGGAGACATCAAGGCCAGCTGGGGCGACCAGATGCGCTCCTATGTCACGCACCCGTACCAGATGGTCAAGGACCTGCGCACCGGCTACGAGGTCAACAACCCCTCGGGTGTCTTCGACGGAGACCTCGACGGACTCATCGAAGCGGGCATCCGCTGGCGCAAGGAGCAGGAGATGGCCGAAGAGGCCGAGGCCTGA